Within the Fischerella sp. PCC 9605 genome, the region CTCTAGAAGATATCAACCGCACCCTTTCTATTTGGCAGAATTTCCCAGATTCATCAATCGAAGATCGAGGTGATTTATCCAATCAAACTCTCATCGATATTTGTACCACTGATATTCTCTATGCTTGGCAAGATGAACCCTTATCTGAAGCTTTAGATCGCATGGCTCTTCGCGGTTTGCATCAGTTACCAGTGGTAGCACGAGACAACCCCGAACAAATTTTGGGTTTACTAGAACGAGAACAAATTGCTTTAACCTGCAACATCGCAGTCACGCGCAAAGCTCTCCGCCACTATCTACCAGTGGTGACAAAAACAGATGTAGTCAACAGTCAATAGTCAATGGTCATTAGTCATTAGTCATTGGTCATTGGTATAGACAAATGAACGGCAGTTGCTAAAGCGGGACAATCCCCAAGGGCGCACTGCCTCCTAAAGACAAATGACAAATGACTATTTTATGCTGTTGCTTCTAGGATTTCAGAATCATCTTTTTCATCTGAGTCTATTTGCCTCAGACGAATATGTTTTTTGCCCAAAGTGATCACAAACTCATCTCCAGGCTTTAGATTCATCTGTTTGGTGTAAGCAGAACCTATTAGCAAGTTACCGTTAGACTGCACACTAATTCTGTAACTAGCACTGCGTCCCCCACGTCCATTTGCGCTGGGAGCGCTATCTAACTGAATACCCTCAGCATCAATTAGGGCATTCAAGAACTTCATCATGTTGACACGCTCTATACCATTTTTTGTCACGGTATAGTAGCCACACTGTTTAGCTTTTTCTTCTTTGCTCAGATTTTCTAGCTCTTTGACTTTTTTGAGCAGATCTTCACCGGTTAGGGGTTCAATTTTTTTCTGTTTAGCCATCAACTTAGAGCGAAAATGAACGAACGATTGAAGGAGTTTAATCGATTTTATTTTAGCTGACCTTGAGGAAGTAGTAACACAATCCTTAAATTTTTATATCAGCTAACGCAAAGTATATTACACGAATCAGCAGAATTTTTGCTGTTTTACAAATATTCCCTTTGCAATATATTTCAATGAATTGGACAGAAGCTGATAAATATCTAGAGTTTGTGAGCGACTGCTACACTGGAATCTATATTTGTTTAAGATTCCTAAAGCATAGCTAAAAAAGTTGTCTGCTTGTACTTGTTTGATAACTGGCACACAGAATGATAAGTAAAACTGATCCTTAGTCATTAGTCATTGGTTGGTTGTTGGTTGTTGGTGGTTGGTTGAAACACCAAACAACAAACACCAAACAACAAACAACAAATAAAAAAACTTACCAAAATGAAATTAACTACCAAAGGACACTATAGTGTAAAGGCTTTACTGGATTTGAGTTTACAGCCAGAGTATGGGCCTGTTTCTACTAGAGCGATCGCTTCTCGTCAAGATATCCCAGCTGCATATTTAGAAAAACTGCTAATAGAAATGCGTCGTGCTGGGTTAGTAAAATCAATTCGTGGCAGCATCGGTGGATACCAGCTGGCACGAGAACCAGCACAAATATCTTTAGGAGAAATTTTAGAGGCAGTTGGTGAAACTATAGAACCTTTACCCCATCACCGCGCTTCTCCAGGACAAGCAGAAGATTGGGTAACATTTACTCTTTGGCAAAGGCTACATCAAAAATTGAAAGAAGCATTGTACAGTATTACTTTGGCAGATCTTTATTACGACGCTCGTAGTTGGCAAGCTTCTCTTGGAGAAGAAGCTAGTTTTGTTGTTTAGTCAATGGTCATTAGTCATTAGTCATTTGTCATTGGTAATCATACAAAGGACAAAGGACAAAGGACAAATGACAACTGTTGTTGTTTTAATTATTGCTGCTGGTTTAGATTACTTAGTCGGCGATCCCTGGGGATGGCCTCATCCTGTGCGAGTGATGGGGTGGGTAATTTCTCGCTTCAGCAAATTTGCTCTGACATATTGTCAAAATCCTCTAACACAGCGCTTAGCTGGAATATTGCTGGGTACTTTTTTAATAATTGCTAGTGGCATTGCTGGCTACTTAATAATTCAAGCTGCTAGATGGCTGCATCCTGTTTTGGGAATTGCAACAGAAAGTATTCTCTTAGCTAGCTGTTTTGCTGGGAAAAGTTTGAGAGTAGCAGCTCAAGCAGTATTACAACCTCTAACATTAGGAAAAATTCAGGATGCTCGTTCTGTTTTAAGTAATTATGTTGGTCGAGATACAGAAAATCTGACAGAATCAGAAATTTTGCGAGCAGTTCTCGAAACAGTTACAGAAAATGCCATTGATGGAGTCATGGCTCCTCTTTTTTATGCAATTATTGGTGCATTTGTGCCAGTTGTAGGTTCAGTACCCTTAGCTTTGGCATATAAAGCCAGCAGTACCCTTGATTCAATGGTGGGTTATCGACAAGCACCCTACACTTATTTAGGATGGTTTAGCGCGCGCTTAGAAGATGGCTTGACTTGGGTTCCCTGTCGCTTAGCAGTAATCACTTTAGCGCTGCTGTCAGGTAAACCTCTGCATGTCATCCGAATTTGTCGTCGCGATGCACCTAATGACCTCAGTCCCAACTCTGGTTGGAGTGAGTGCGCTTATGCTGCTACTTTGGGTGTACAGGTGGGAGGTACTAATTGGTATCGTGGCGTGGCTAAACACAAACCATTGCTGGGAGATGCTACTCATCCCATTACCCCAACTTGCATTCATAAAGCTTGGCAACTAACTCGATATTGCTTTTTGCTGTGGTTAGGGGTAGCAACTCTCTTGCTAATCGCTCTAAAAACGTAATTATGGAAGTAGGGAATTGTTAATTGATAATTGATAATTGGTAATTGGTAATAGATTTCCCCATTATCCACTACCCATTACCGATTCTCTATTGCCTGGTTTTCCTGTAAAAACTAACTCAGGGGGATGACGGTATATGACTATTTCTACCATTTCTACCATTTCTAGCAAAGCAAAAGTAGTTGAGATTCTCTCGTCTGAAGAACTCCGTCGGACTGTAACTCGTCTCGCCTCTCAAATTGTGGAAAAGACGCGAGACTTGTCTCAGTTAGTATTACTCGGTATTTATACTAGAGGAGTTCCACTGGCGCAATCTTTAGCGCGTCAAATAGAGGCATTAGAAGGTGTGTCCGTATCAGTAGGGGCATTGGATATTACATTCTATCGAGACGACCTCGACCAAATAGGCTTGCGGACTCCTGCGAAAACTGATATCCCTTTTGATTTGACTGGTAAAACCGTTGTGCTTGTGGACGATGTGATCTTTAAGGGACGTACAGTTCGTGCTGCTTTAAATGCTGTAAATGAGTATGGTAGACCAGAGGCAATTCGTTTAGCTGTACTGGTAGACAGGGGTCATCGCGAGGTTCCAATTCATCCAGATTTTATCGGCAAGCAGTTACCCACCGCAAAAGAAGAGATTGTTAAGGTTTACTTGCAAGATGTGGATGGACGAGACGCCGTTGAGTTGATAGCAGATTGATTGTTTGTGGTGGGGTGCGTTACTCTGACGCACCGTGCCAAAATGCAAGAAAAAATTTTTTGTAGATTGCATGAGTAAGCAGATTTTTCAGTGGTAAGCTTATTTACTTTTAAAGTTAGATAACATGGGCGGGCAAGATGCCCACCCCACAAGATTTATGTTTAAATGCTATATGCAAATTCGATTTTGGTTAAAAGTAAATCTAAAGACAAGGAGGTTTTAAGATGCGATCGCGTAGGATGCTGCCTGTGAAGGTGTGTAAATAAAGTGCAGATGGCTCGAA harbors:
- a CDS encoding Rrf2 family transcriptional regulator; protein product: MKLTTKGHYSVKALLDLSLQPEYGPVSTRAIASRQDIPAAYLEKLLIEMRRAGLVKSIRGSIGGYQLAREPAQISLGEILEAVGETIEPLPHHRASPGQAEDWVTFTLWQRLHQKLKEALYSITLADLYYDARSWQASLGEEASFVV
- a CDS encoding AbrB family transcriptional regulator — protein: MAKQKKIEPLTGEDLLKKVKELENLSKEEKAKQCGYYTVTKNGIERVNMMKFLNALIDAEGIQLDSAPSANGRGGRSASYRISVQSNGNLLIGSAYTKQMNLKPGDEFVITLGKKHIRLRQIDSDEKDDSEILEATA
- the cbiB gene encoding adenosylcobinamide-phosphate synthase CbiB, which produces MTTVVVLIIAAGLDYLVGDPWGWPHPVRVMGWVISRFSKFALTYCQNPLTQRLAGILLGTFLIIASGIAGYLIIQAARWLHPVLGIATESILLASCFAGKSLRVAAQAVLQPLTLGKIQDARSVLSNYVGRDTENLTESEILRAVLETVTENAIDGVMAPLFYAIIGAFVPVVGSVPLALAYKASSTLDSMVGYRQAPYTYLGWFSARLEDGLTWVPCRLAVITLALLSGKPLHVIRICRRDAPNDLSPNSGWSECAYAATLGVQVGGTNWYRGVAKHKPLLGDATHPITPTCIHKAWQLTRYCFLLWLGVATLLLIALKT
- the pyrR gene encoding bifunctional pyr operon transcriptional regulator/uracil phosphoribosyltransferase PyrR; this translates as MTISTISTISSKAKVVEILSSEELRRTVTRLASQIVEKTRDLSQLVLLGIYTRGVPLAQSLARQIEALEGVSVSVGALDITFYRDDLDQIGLRTPAKTDIPFDLTGKTVVLVDDVIFKGRTVRAALNAVNEYGRPEAIRLAVLVDRGHREVPIHPDFIGKQLPTAKEEIVKVYLQDVDGRDAVELIAD